Proteins found in one Amycolatopsis umgeniensis genomic segment:
- a CDS encoding VWA domain-containing protein has protein sequence MTMRPNRAVTAIAFVVVLGGAAVTGVFAPTAAQQPAPPAVPYRVGYVSAATTGLFQATGEGVVAALPPGAEGVDSDASAGKGGLVWVSKRAVADGAERDGEIWYLRDGTRVPARLTDDATVDTHPALSPDGSSVAFVSERTGSKDLFVIGVDGRGLRQVTSGPAADDSPSWSPDGSRLVFSSTREDPAGDIYLVPSNGGAPTRLTGDPGADTQPAWAPTGSRIAFTTTRFDPAGDVVLMSDAGGAVTRAVPEPGDSSEPAWSPDGARLAFTTRQPDPLGDVKQVTLPGGQVSVISALSAVGETEPTFRAGGQPVFTQLRGGATTDIWSADARGGDRRDLTNRPDADEADPAFSPDGTSLAYTEFGTGEVRNSRIVVANADGGAPRPLTGGDEGGKRERHPAWSPDATKIAFTRTVSIGEGSDSLVRIVRVADGRLLGDIPIPAHLRGDDSQPVWSADGTKITLTRAATRIGPPGPSRVDPSVVDVPVGRGGSARIGKTVQTDRIRSLPDIVLLMDQTGSMGGVIEQVKTNLGKVIDSVREREKDARFAVAAFGDVGDDKNEPVPRSFFVQQPLTPAGTEAERKLLSDAFARITAKGGGDTAEDWLLALQKIATGAITFRPDSSRVLVLVGDAASHEDPPDTGSAVRAAVIAALNAAKISVVAVPAVTGGSSEERDHGLDWRGQATAITNATNGVLTPGTDEGRITEAIIAGIGDLPVRVQPVSFCDPGLTMTFDPAGPQSVPGGTSARFTETATVSPAAALGSFLRCRVEFRLNGETTVRPGYTENVTVRVKDPALPLITLHDQTVTGTGPTVIAYPVSAVDANGSPLNPSCTPPPGGSFPVGATTVTCTATGTNGTAVETAVMAVAQPGENRRKLLWQVALTQPSPDIVVPGNQRDLSSQFGPDCGAGAEGAADVSPDGATLAFQSGNALICAAPADGGPGRILVRRAGFVDDPAWSPDGGLIAYTNSPGESPPRVAVVPFTGGDGRILIDSPGGAAQPAFQRIPDLAVSATAVPAAIPFEGLTTFEFVVTNRGVTAAPGVGLFVRLTAGLRAAAVLPTKGTCTPESVCEFGTMVPGEEVRVRFSATGLAVGTQAATGTVTSTGQDADTRDNSATAVVTVAEKPVPPVTPGSLSVGMSVSAVPLFVGGDDAVLTYLVHNGSQAAMPDVRLVTQLPPQLPATSAAPGCTPGGGSCALGTLGPDQTVTVRISLAAKSAFDAQVSGRVSTTGPDNNPGDNTANARVVVRRPVVELDPKIGTLGFVPRVRGTDFPPGAVVRLGWSAGISAPGLATVGADGRFEARFLIFHHDLIGPRTVNVTSAGGVKFGTARSNPILVVLRTQQPPFITRG, from the coding sequence CGCAGGCAAAGGCGGCCTGGTGTGGGTGAGCAAACGGGCCGTGGCCGACGGTGCCGAGCGTGACGGCGAGATCTGGTACCTGCGGGACGGCACCCGGGTTCCGGCGCGTCTGACCGACGACGCGACCGTCGACACGCATCCGGCGTTGTCGCCCGACGGTTCGTCGGTCGCGTTCGTCTCGGAACGCACGGGGAGCAAGGACCTCTTCGTGATCGGCGTCGACGGCCGCGGTCTGCGCCAGGTGACCTCCGGACCGGCCGCGGACGATTCGCCGAGCTGGTCACCCGACGGGAGCCGTCTCGTGTTCAGCAGCACCCGCGAGGATCCGGCCGGTGACATCTACCTCGTACCGTCGAACGGTGGCGCGCCGACCCGCCTGACCGGCGACCCCGGCGCGGACACCCAGCCCGCCTGGGCCCCCACCGGTTCCCGGATCGCGTTCACCACCACCAGGTTCGACCCGGCCGGGGACGTCGTGCTCATGTCCGACGCCGGTGGTGCGGTCACCCGAGCCGTACCGGAGCCCGGTGACTCGTCCGAGCCCGCGTGGTCGCCGGATGGTGCGCGGCTGGCCTTCACCACACGTCAACCGGATCCGCTCGGTGACGTCAAACAGGTCACCCTGCCCGGCGGTCAGGTCTCGGTGATCTCCGCGCTGTCCGCGGTCGGCGAGACCGAACCGACCTTCCGCGCCGGTGGACAGCCGGTGTTCACCCAGCTCCGCGGTGGGGCCACCACCGACATCTGGAGCGCGGACGCGCGCGGCGGCGACCGCCGTGACCTCACCAACCGGCCGGACGCCGACGAAGCCGATCCCGCTTTCTCGCCGGACGGGACTTCGCTGGCCTACACGGAGTTCGGCACCGGTGAGGTCCGGAACAGCCGGATCGTCGTGGCGAACGCCGACGGCGGCGCGCCGCGGCCGCTGACCGGTGGGGACGAGGGCGGCAAGCGGGAGCGCCACCCGGCGTGGTCGCCGGACGCGACGAAGATCGCGTTCACCCGGACCGTGTCGATCGGTGAGGGTTCCGACAGTCTCGTGCGGATCGTGCGCGTCGCGGACGGCCGTCTTCTCGGTGACATCCCGATCCCGGCGCATCTGCGCGGTGACGACTCGCAGCCGGTGTGGTCGGCGGACGGAACGAAGATCACGCTCACCCGGGCCGCCACCCGGATCGGGCCGCCGGGACCGTCCAGAGTGGACCCATCGGTGGTGGACGTCCCGGTCGGGCGCGGCGGTTCGGCGCGGATCGGCAAGACGGTGCAGACCGACCGGATCCGATCCCTGCCGGACATCGTCCTGCTGATGGACCAGACAGGCTCCATGGGCGGGGTGATCGAACAGGTCAAGACGAACCTCGGCAAGGTCATCGACAGCGTGCGAGAGCGGGAGAAGGACGCACGGTTCGCGGTCGCGGCGTTCGGAGACGTGGGCGACGACAAGAACGAACCTGTCCCGCGGTCGTTCTTCGTCCAGCAGCCGCTGACCCCGGCGGGCACCGAGGCCGAGCGGAAGCTGCTGTCCGACGCGTTCGCCCGGATCACGGCGAAGGGCGGCGGAGACACCGCCGAGGACTGGCTACTTGCCTTACAGAAGATCGCGACCGGAGCCATCACCTTCCGCCCGGACAGCAGCCGGGTCCTCGTCCTGGTCGGGGACGCGGCGAGCCATGAAGACCCACCGGACACGGGGTCGGCGGTCCGGGCGGCGGTGATCGCCGCACTGAACGCGGCGAAGATCAGCGTGGTGGCCGTGCCCGCGGTCACCGGAGGCTCGAGCGAGGAGCGCGACCACGGTCTCGACTGGCGGGGACAGGCGACCGCGATCACCAATGCGACCAACGGTGTCCTCACGCCCGGCACCGATGAAGGCCGGATCACGGAGGCGATCATCGCGGGCATCGGCGACCTCCCGGTCAGGGTCCAGCCGGTGAGCTTCTGCGACCCGGGCCTCACGATGACGTTCGACCCCGCGGGCCCGCAAAGTGTTCCGGGCGGCACGAGCGCGAGGTTCACCGAAACGGCGACCGTGTCCCCGGCGGCCGCACTGGGTTCCTTCCTGCGCTGCCGCGTGGAGTTCCGGTTGAACGGGGAAACCACCGTACGGCCGGGCTACACCGAGAACGTCACCGTGCGCGTCAAGGATCCGGCTCTGCCGCTGATCACGCTGCACGATCAGACGGTGACCGGGACCGGCCCCACGGTGATCGCGTATCCCGTGAGCGCGGTGGACGCGAACGGGAGTCCGCTGAATCCGAGCTGTACACCGCCGCCCGGCGGCTCGTTCCCGGTCGGTGCCACCACGGTCACGTGCACGGCGACCGGGACGAACGGCACCGCCGTCGAGACCGCTGTCATGGCCGTCGCCCAGCCGGGGGAAAACCGGCGGAAGCTGCTCTGGCAGGTCGCCCTGACCCAGCCTTCGCCCGATATCGTCGTGCCGGGAAACCAGCGTGACCTTTCGTCACAGTTCGGGCCGGATTGCGGTGCCGGCGCGGAAGGGGCGGCGGACGTCTCGCCGGACGGAGCCACTCTGGCGTTCCAGAGCGGCAACGCGCTGATCTGTGCGGCTCCCGCCGACGGCGGGCCGGGCCGGATCCTGGTGCGGCGCGCGGGATTCGTCGACGATCCGGCCTGGTCGCCGGACGGCGGGCTCATCGCCTACACGAACTCCCCGGGCGAATCCCCGCCAAGGGTCGCGGTCGTGCCGTTCACCGGCGGCGACGGCCGGATTCTGATCGACAGCCCCGGCGGGGCCGCGCAGCCCGCGTTCCAACGGATTCCCGACCTCGCCGTGAGCGCGACAGCGGTACCCGCCGCGATCCCGTTCGAGGGGCTCACCACGTTCGAGTTCGTCGTCACCAACCGTGGTGTCACCGCGGCACCAGGGGTGGGGCTTTTCGTCCGGCTGACAGCCGGTCTGCGGGCCGCGGCGGTTCTCCCCACCAAAGGCACTTGCACGCCCGAATCGGTGTGCGAGTTCGGCACGATGGTGCCGGGCGAGGAGGTGAGGGTGCGGTTCAGCGCGACCGGCCTGGCCGTCGGAACACAGGCGGCCACCGGCACGGTCACCTCGACGGGCCAAGACGCGGACACGCGGGACAACTCCGCGACGGCGGTCGTGACGGTCGCCGAAAAACCGGTGCCCCCGGTGACGCCCGGATCCTTGTCGGTCGGGATGTCGGTCTCGGCGGTCCCGCTGTTCGTCGGCGGTGACGACGCGGTGCTGACGTACCTGGTGCACAACGGTTCCCAGGCCGCGATGCCGGACGTCCGGCTCGTGACCCAGCTTCCACCGCAACTCCCCGCGACTTCGGCCGCACCCGGATGTACGCCGGGCGGTGGAAGTTGCGCGCTCGGGACGCTGGGGCCCGATCAGACCGTGACGGTCCGGATCTCTTTGGCCGCGAAGTCCGCCTTCGACGCCCAGGTGTCCGGCAGGGTGAGCACGACCGGTCCGGACAACAACCCCGGTGACAACACGGCGAACGCGCGGGTGGTGGTCCGGCGGCCGGTGGTCGAGCTGGATCCGAAGATCGGCACGCTCGGCTTCGTCCCGCGGGTCAGGGGAACGGACTTTCCGCCGGGTGCGGTGGTCCGGCTGGGTTGGTCGGCGGGCATCTCCGCACCGGGACTGGCCACGGTCGGCGCGGACGGAAGGTTCGAGGCGCGCTTCTTGATCTTCCACCACGACCTGATCGGCCCGCGCACGGTGAACGTGACCTCGGCGGGTGGCGTGAAATTCGGGACAGCACGGTCGAATCCGATCCTGGTGGTGCTCCGGACCCAGCAGCCCCCGTTCATCACCCGCGGCTGA